The Falco biarmicus isolate bFalBia1 chromosome 1, bFalBia1.pri, whole genome shotgun sequence DNA segment GGGTGCTGCTGTGACATGCCAGGGAGCCCTGGCCACCACCTAGGGGGacaccaggggctgcagctctcTGCCCCTCGCAGCAATAAGTCTGTGGGCAGGATGGTTGTGGAAAGGCTTGGTGGCACCACTGAGAGGGTGCAGCGCTGTGTGGCTGGGTTACGGGCTGGGTGTTGTAGGTGAATCACTCGGCTGTgaggccagcagctgcctctgcctgtgccaCTGGTTTGTGTGCCCTTGGGCAGCTCCTCTGGTCTCTCTGGGGGGGCACATGTCCTCGGGCACCCTGTGTTCTCTGGGGCAATGGCTTcgtgcagctctgcagccccctgaAAGCTTTGGAAAAACCGCTTAGAAGTGGTGGTGTGCTCAAGGGGAAAGTAGGGGAAGCTGTAGGGGGAAGAAGGCTGCCTAGCCCTGGGAGAACTGTGGGATCAAGGTACCTCTGGACGTCATCTAAGAGGAGGATGGGGTGGGAAAGGGAGCTGCAGCAttggtgctgcaggaggagcatCCCTTCCCTGATGCCTGGGGCTGTGGCGGCCGCAGGGCAGTGAGACGTGGAGGAACAGGGAAAGCTGCTGCAACTGCAGggccctgcagagccagggcagccaggggcaTCAGACCTCCAGATGCCCAATGGTGGCCATTGGCTTCATGTATGCCTCCTGGAGGAGaggtctgtggggctgggctggctgggagctgagcaGCCCCATGATGCGCTCACGTGTGTCCTGTCCGCAGTGGAAGAGCGGCCAGCTGGTGCAGCTGGGCTGGACAGCCAGTGAGGACCTGCTGTGCATCCAGGAGGATGGCACCGTTCTCATCTACAACCTCTTCTGCGAGTTCATGCGCCACTTCAGCATGGGCAATGTGAGtgtggcaggctggggagctcAAGGGATGCCCAGGGTTGGGTTTGTGTGACAGAGAAATGATTGCTGCGAGGCCTCGCCAagtgctcccccagccccacagggtACAGTGGGGAGCCTGGggctctctcagcctccctgcagggctgcctgccctcAAGAACAGGCTGGCAACCATGCCCATGGCCCCTGGGACCAGAACGATTCCCTCGTTGCTGCAGGAGCGAGGCCTGTCTGAGCTGGGACAAGTACCAGCAgtgcagccccaggctgggctcGCTCACCCCCAGGGTGCTTTTGCTCCTGGAGCAGCGGCAGTGTGGTGCTGAGCCCCAGTCCGAGCCCACCACTCTCTCCATGACACAGGAGGTGCTGCAGAACCGCGTGCTGGAGGCAAAGGTCTTCCACACTGAGTACGGCACCGGTGTGGCCATCCTCACCGGCGCACACCGCTTCTCCCTCACCACCAACATCGATGACCTGAAGCTGCGCAGGATGCCCGAGGTTCCCGGTGCGTCCCGTCCCCATTGCCCCCAGCTCCGGCTGGGTGTGGGGACCTGACGCTGGTGCCTGGCAGGTCTGCAGAAGCCGCCTTCTTGCTGGGCCGTGCTGTCCCAGGATAGAGTCACCATCGTCTTGCTGGCGGTCGGACAGGACCTCTACCTCCTGGATAACACTTCCTGCTCCATGGTGGTGAGTGAGCCCTGGCGGGTGTCTGCAGGGAACAGGGTGGTCTGCAGCCCCCCCATGCGCACTGTCAGGTCCTTCCCCTGTCCCCTGCTGTCCCGTGGGATGCTCTCCTGCCACCAGCACACACCGGTGTAGgtccttcctcctgctgtcctgcaggcagGCATGTACAGCGGGGACATCTGGCCCCATCCTGGCCAGGGGCAAAGGAGTGAGGGTTGAGCAGGCGCAGGGTGGGAGGGGACATCCCAACTCTGACCAGCCCTCAGCCCCTTATGCAGCGTCGGTGCTGGCGTGTGGCACATTTGTGTCCCTGGAGCATGCCCCCCAGGGTGTAACCCTCACCCTTTCCCCGTACCAGACCCCCCCTGGCATGAGCCCCTCTGCTGGCACCTATCTGCAGATGGCTGTGTCCTTCAACTACCGCTGCCTGGCACTCTTCACCGACACTGGCTACATCTGGATGGGGCTAGCCACACTGAAGGTGagtctctccctcccctccccgtgATGGGGCATCAGGGTGTCAGCCcacccctctgctccctgtctgGCAGACAGATCCAGCAGCGTAGGGTGTCTGCACAGGTTCCCTGGGGCTCCCCATGGATTCAGGGCTGCAGGTCGGCCTCACTGCTGTCTGCAGGTGTCTGCTCTCAGGACATCCAcccttttctgttcttcaccTGATTTTAGACCTGACTCCccactttttctgtttctggacCCACCTTTTTGCTGGCATTGCACGTCCCTTTCCCTGTCTGAACTCCCCCCAGAtaaacagcccaccacaaatTATTGTTTCCCTGCTGGTTGCTGGTCCCAGTACCATTTtctgggcagccccagccttATCACCACTGCTGATGTGGTCGCTTCAGCGTAGGGGCCTTGCTTGTAAGTCATGGTCCTCCCCTGCAAATTTCCCTGTGTTGTGTGCTGGTGATGTGCTGGTTGCCTTCTGTGCCCTCTGAGACCGATCCTTCTTCTTTCACCTTCGTTCACTTACTGGGTCTCAGTTGAGCAtaagcagctgctttctctATGTGCAGGCATGCCGTGTGCTGCAGCAGCGGAGGAATGTTTCTCACACTTGGTTTAAGTGCTCATGCAGCATCCCTGTCCTTCAGCTGTGTcggctgcagccctggctgcccccaggGCCAGAGACGGGCTGGGTGCTCCCATGGGACCTGCTCACGGCACAGCACCCATGCTCCCGGTGTCTGTTACAGCTTGGGCTGTGCTTCTCAACCCTGGCAGCTCCCCTCAGCACGTGGCCCTGGTGCGCATGCAGTGCCACCCATCTCTGCAGCCCACACGATGCCACTGACCCCCTGACCCagctctctcctgctgcaggagaagctCTGCGAGTTCCACAGCAGTGTCCGATCTCCACCCAAGCAGATGGTTTGGTGAGTGGTCTCCCTGCCCCTGGTCCTGCAGACCTGCTCTCTGCCGGTACCTTGAGCCTTTGCCAGGGTCTTCTCGGCTCTGCGGCCACCTTGCTGCTCGCTGGGATGAGCAGGACCCTCGCGCATCTCCGTTCCATGCATGGGGGGCTGCAACGGGGCTGGGGCTCCCTGGCAGGTGCATGCGTCCCCGGAGCCGGCAGCGTGCTGTGGTCGTGACCTGGGACCGGCAGCTGATGGTGGTGGGCAACTCCACGGAGTGCATCCAGTATCCTTTGGGGAAGAGGGACACCAGTGTCGTTTCCAAAGGCCAGCCCAAACTGCAGGCTGCCGCAGGCCCTCCTTGGGCCACCACTGGCTGTCATGGACCCTGGTATCCCTGGAAGCCCCCTCGGTGTCAGTGGCCCCAGGGTGGTCGGAGGAGGCTGACTGTTCTCTGTGTAGTTCTGTTGTAATCTCCCCTGTCCAGCCCGGTATGGTACAGCAGCAAAACCTCCTCCTGTCTGTCCCCCTGGCCCTTGTCCCCCTTCTCGGACCCTCCCTGCCAAGGGGATCCTGCTCCCCTCTGGTGCTGGGAGCCACCAAAGCCCCTGTGGCTAGGAGCACTGGCCCTGCCAAGATCCAGTCCCAATtccaggagagctgctgtggctggggggaTTCCTGTCTCTCCAAAGTGCTGAGCCCACACCCTGCTGACTCTCCATGGAAAAGGGAGGTCACAAGCCACAGCCCTATGGGGATGTGGGCTCCAGGAGGTTCCTCTGTGGCattgctggggctgggctgtaTCCAGAGCTGCTTTCTTCCTGCGAGCCCTTAGCAAGGAGCACAGATTTGTCCTGGATGAGGACTCCTACCTGGTGCCCGAGCTGGATGGGGTCCGGATCTTGTCTCGCACCTCCCATGAGTTCCTGCACGAGATCCCAGGTGAGATGGTGTTGGGTGGCGAGGCTGTGTGGGACCCCCTGCGTCTGGGTGGGCAGGTCTCTCCAGCGCCCAGGCTGTGGCCTGTCACTGTGTCCAGCTCTATGTGTGTGGGTCCAGCCCACCCAGTTCTTTCTGGAGACTCGAGGGGTGGTGAGACCCCCCACAGCAGAGTAGAGCTGTGCCCTgagccccaccagcccctgaGCGCAGGGCTCTGAACCCAGCCCATCACCTGGCCCAGGgctcctgctttcccagcactgTGCCAGTTCTGGTCCCCTCCTTTGCCAGCTCTGTGTCCtgaggcagggctgctcccacTCCTCCCGCTGCCACAGCCCCCACACTTTGAGCTGAGGCCTGGCACAGCTTGGCACGCTTGTTCCTTGCCTCCCACACTGCTGCCTTCCTTGCTTTTCCAGAGCGGAGCTGCCATGGCTGTGGGGTGGAATAGCTCCTTGGGAATGCGTGGGTCCTGgcagctgcccctgcctccGTCTCTTGGACCCTTGGATTGGTGTTTACTGGGGGCTACAGTCACAGCTCTGCCCGGCTTCTTAGCCGACGGTGGCCGTGCTCCCGCTCTGATGAAGGACagtgctggcacgggctctcCTGGAGtcccagagctgggcagggatggTGGGGGAGCAGGCTGCAACAGGTGCAGGTgatgtgcctgggctggggcagcctctcacatattcttttttccttccatctctgCAGAGGCCAGCCAGGAGATCTTCAAGATTGCCTCCATGGCCCCGGGAGCACTTCTGCTGGAGGCACAGAAGGAGTATGAGGTACGGCccgctgccctgctctgggtCCTGCCCACCCCTGGGGAGGTTGGGGTGGCTCTGATGCAAACTGCTGCCAGTGTTATCCCGCagtgaggggaagggggagatcCCGGAGGTCCCTGCTGGGGCCAAGGTACCAGGGCAGGGCTCCCTTGGCCCCTGAtcccaggggtgctggggctccTGGGGCTCACCCTGACCGTTGAGTAccttgctgtgctccctgcagaaGGAGAGCCAGAAGGCAGACGAGTACTTGCGGGAGATCAAGGACCAGAAGCTGCTCCCGGAGGCGGTGAGCCAGTGCATTGAGGCAGCCGGCTACGAGCATGAGCCGGACACCCAGAAGTCGCTGCTGAGGGTGAGCGAGGCAGAGGGAGGCTttggctgcagctgaagcagtCTCCCTCGCAGCTGGCAGTCATGCTGTGGCCGGTGCAGCCCCAGCATCGCATACCTCTTCCCACAGGCAGCGTCCTTTGGGAAGTGCTTCATCGACAAGTTCCCCCCGGAGAGCTTCGTGCGCATGTGCCAGGACCTGCGGGTGCTCAACGCCATCCGGGACTACCAGATCGGCATCCCCCTCACCTTCACCCAGTATCCTCTGTGGGACAGCGCACGAGGGATGATGCTGGGCCAGGTGCAGGATCTGGCCTAGGCAGGATCAATGCTGCCTGGGGCTCCGGGCCCTGCTGGGGTGGCCACCTCACAGGTGGAGCGAGACAAGGTGgggagagctgcagagctgcttagctgctggtgctgtgggtTCAGGCACCAGCTGTGCCCCATGCCCCATGACGGGGGTCTGTAGCTGAGACCTCTACACTCATCGCACCCCGCAGAGCCGGTCTGCGGTGCTGGCCGAGCCGAGCTGGCCCTATGGCTTTATGTGCCGGGGCTGGCCGCAGTGTgtcaggcagggatgctgccaggaTGGAGGCAGGTGCTTGGCATGCGTTGCCTGTGCTCTGTGGGGTTTTGCAGTCCCAGATGTCCCTTGACTGCCCCCACAGATACAAGCGGCTCACTGTTGAGGTCCTGTTGGACAGGTAAGGGTCCCCACGAGTCGGGCATgacagccctgtccccaggtAGCCTGGGCTGAGGCAGTGTCTGGCCATGTTGTGGTCCCCGTCCCTGTGGTCCCAGTCTCCCTGgccaggggctgagctgctcGGCTCCTCGGACACGTGTGGGGCCACACCATTGACCCACTGTGTGCCGCACCAGGCTGGTCCTGCGGCGGCTCTACCCCCTGGCCATCAGAATCTGCGAGTACCTGCACCTCTCGGAGATCCAGGGTGTCAGCCGCATCCTGGCCCACTGGGCCTGCTACAAGGTaaggaggcagctgggggggctctgccCATCTGGGGCTGTGCAGAGACCTCTCCGCTCACGCCCTGCCAGGTGCAGCAGAAGgacaagtctgatgaggaggTGGCCCATGCCATCAACCAGAAGCTGGGTGACACACCGGGCATCTCCTACTCTGAGATTGCTGCCCGGGCTTATGACTGCGGCAGGACAGAGCTTGCCATCAAGGTCTCTTGGCTGGGGCTGTAGCATGGGTAAGCCAGGGGGGGTCACGCCTGGTGGCCGTGCACTGACAACcactctgctgcctgcagctgctggagtaTGAGCCACGCTCCGGGGAGCAGGTCCCGCTGCTGCTGAAGATGAAGCGGAGCAAGCTGGCCCTCAGCAAAGCCATTGAGAGTGGGGACACTGACCTGGGTgagggccagggctgggcagaggaggggggagggtTTTGCGGTCTGGGGGAGCCCGTTCGTAGCTTTGTGCCCTGTGGAATGAGGGTGGCGGGAGCTGCTTGAGCCCTGTGGGGAAGTGCTGACCCTCGGCGTGGGGCTCGGGACGTCCCCTCGTCCGCCAGGGCTGGCCGTGTGGGGGTCAAGGACCTGTCCCCCTCTCCTGAACTGTGCTGTTTGCCCCAGTCTATGCTGTCGTGCTCCACCTGAAGAACGAGCTGAATCGTGGCACCTTCTTCATGACGCTGCAGAACCAGCCGGTGGCCCTGAGCCTGTACCGCCAGGTAGGGGCTGCGGCCGCATGCCTGGCTCCCGGCAGCCATGCTGTGGCGGAGGGGTGCAGCTCCCTGTCCCCGCATGCCCTGAGACCCGCTTGTTGCTCCCCAGTTTTGCAAGCACCAGGAGCGGGAGACGCTGAAGGACCTGTATAACCAGGACGACAATCACCAGGAGCTTGGCAACTTCCACGTCCACTCCAGCTACTCGGAGAAGGTCCGTGCCCggcagtgggagcagggaggaagggctgGTGGGCTCTGGGCTGCCGACTCCTTGCCCAGGGAGCTGCGTGGCCCGGGAGAGCCAGCgcgctggggaaggggcagggggaatTTCACGCCTGGTAGCTGCCTCTGCCCTAtgcagctcagcaccagccagaGGGGTTTTCCCCCTCCACATGCTCAGGCCATGGGAAAGGGGCTCCCCAGCTCGTACCTCGGGGCTCTGTGCTAGCAGAcacccagcccaccctgcctgtgctgggaggtCGGGATCCCACTCGGGGCGAGGCAGGATGCAGCCCTCTGGCCATCTCTGGGGGTCAAGCAAAGCATCGCAGAAACGGAGCCTTGCCTTGGCTGTGTCTCGGCACCAGACACCCCTCGCACCTCACCTGGGGCGCTCTGGGGGTGCTGCCCGATCCCCGCAGTGTGGCGTCCGTGCTGGCAGGGGCTGAAGCGGTTGTGCTCTGTGTCTCCAGCGCATTGAAGGGCGAGTGGGAGCTCTGCAGAATGCCCTGGACGAGTACTACAAAGCCAAAAATGAGTTCGCTGCCAAGGTGAGcttggccagggctggggagatgcCGTGGGGTGCTGCCGGGGGGCACGAGGCTGCGGCTGGGTCACCTCTGCTCAGTGGGACATTGCTGCTCCACCTGCCTTGCTCTGTGGCTGAGGCTGGGTGGGCTGCTGCCATCGCTTGCTGGGGCAAGGGCCCCTTCAGGCTGGTGCTTTGCTCCCCAGGCCACAGAGGATCAGATCAAGCTCTTGCGGCTCCAGCGACACCTCCAGGAGGACTTTGACAAGCCCTATCTCGACCTCTCGCTCCATGACACTGTCTCCAACCTCATCCTGGACGGCCACCACAAGCGAGCCGAGCAGCTCTACCGCGAGTTCAAGATCCCCGACAAGAGGTGGGTCCCGGGGAGGGCTTCTCCAGGTGGCAGCCGTGGGGTGGCAGtcagggggctgcggggggcaggCAGCGGGAGGAGCTAGCTTGATCTGTGTCCCCAGGTACTGGTGGCTGAAGATCAGCGCCCTGGCCAACCGTGGGGActgggaggagatggagaagtTCTCCAAGAGCAAGAAGTCGCCCATTGGGTACCTGGTAAGAGCTTTCCCCGTGGGAgtggggccagccctgcctggtggGCAGCTGTGGGGCGGCAGGAGCACACTGTGTGCAGCAAGGGCTGaaggtggggggctggggggggccgGCAGCCAGCCTCACCGCCCTCCCACTGGgcttctctcctccccagccctttGTGGAGATCTCGGTGAAGCACCACAACCGCTACGAGGCCAAGAAGTATGCGCCCCGCGTGACCCCCGAGCAGCGTGTCAAAGCCTTCGTCCTGGTGGGGTGCGTTGGTTTGGCCCCCTCCTGGGGGCATCGGGGGGAACAGCGTGGGGTGCAGGAGGTAGGGTCGGAGCCCACAGGGGCAGCTGGTTCCTCATGCAGCGGTGCTGGGGTCTTGGGGGGCCTGGGGGTGGATGAGACCCCCTGCAGGAGCATGTGGGTGATGCTGAGGGGCACCTGGACCCTCGTGCTCCACAGTCAGTGCAGGCTGCTGGAGGGGCCTGCCCTTGCTGTGGCTGGGGCCTGTAGGACAGGGGGGAACGGGGGCTGGGGCTCCCTGTcctggccccccagcccccccagctgcccttctctgctgcagggacCTGGACCAGGCGGCCGACGCTGCCATTGAGCACAAGAATGAGACCGAGATGAATTTTGTCCTGTCCAAGTGCACTGCCAGCACCGACACCGCCGTGGCCGAGAAGCTGAACCGGGCTCGAGCCCAGCTCCTGAAGAAGTGAGCCCCAGCCCGGGGGGCCCTGCCCTGGCCTCTTGCCTACCATGCACTCCAGGGGGGCTCTGTCCCCCCAGTCCTGCCACTTGAACCACTCCGGGCTTCCCAGCCCTTTGCCCCCAGTCCAGGCTCCCCTCCCCCTCACTGTGGGGGCGAGGGTGGGGGGACAGAAGGGTGTCTGTGCCCTGGGCCGGCGCAGGGGGCACCCTGGCAGCGCCCCCCTCGCAGCTGCTCCGAGGTCTTCCTCGCTGGCTGCAAAACGCAGCGGCGGGACCCCCCCAGTGCCGGTGCAGCCTCTGCCCAGCTGCGGGcaggtggctcccagccccctgcctggtTCAATAAAGAGAAGAGCTCGCTGTCCTGCCTCGGGTGAGAAATGCTTGGCACCCTCAGCCCCGCTCAGCGCCCCTCCCGCCGCTGCTcagcccccccccaccccgcggTGAGTGGGCACAGGGGCTCCCGGGGTCCCTGGGCGGGGCTATGGGGGGGACTGCCGGGCATTCATGGGGGGGCCCGGGGTGTGGGGTGATGGAGGCCCGGAGCACGccctggggagggctggaggggggtgtccctggctgtcctCGAGGGAGGtgtccctggctgtccccaAGGGGGGTCTCGAGGGGGGCCCTGTGGTTTcaatgcccccccccccccgccagggggcgccgcAGGGGACGCCTCGGCCCCGCCCCACGCGCTTCCTGCCGTGCCGCAGCCGCGGTGCATTGTGGGCCGCCCCACGCGCGTTCCGCCGTGCCGCAGCCGCGGTGCATTGTGGGTCGGCGAGATGGCGGCGCTCAGCGTGGGCCGGGCGGCCGCCGGGgtgaggcggggcgggggctgggggggctggcttGGGGGTGTGACGGCTCGG contains these protein-coding regions:
- the VPS16 gene encoding vacuolar protein sorting-associated protein 16 homolog, whose translation is MDCYTANWNPLGEETFYRKFELYTMEWSLKEDLRDCMVAAAPYGGPIALLKNNTRKEKSPSARPLLEIYSASGLLLASMPWKSGQLVQLGWTASEDLLCIQEDGTVLIYNLFCEFMRHFSMGNEVLQNRVLEAKVFHTEYGTGVAILTGAHRFSLTTNIDDLKLRRMPEVPGLQKPPSCWAVLSQDRVTIVLLAVGQDLYLLDNTSCSMVTPPGMSPSAGTYLQMAVSFNYRCLALFTDTGYIWMGLATLKEKLCEFHSSVRSPPKQMVWCMRPRSRQRAVVVTWDRQLMVVGNSTECIQFVLDEDSYLVPELDGVRILSRTSHEFLHEIPEASQEIFKIASMAPGALLLEAQKEYEKESQKADEYLREIKDQKLLPEAVSQCIEAAGYEHEPDTQKSLLRAASFGKCFIDKFPPESFVRMCQDLRVLNAIRDYQIGIPLTFTQYKRLTVEVLLDRLVLRRLYPLAIRICEYLHLSEIQGVSRILAHWACYKVQQKDKSDEEVAHAINQKLGDTPGISYSEIAARAYDCGRTELAIKLLEYEPRSGEQVPLLLKMKRSKLALSKAIESGDTDLVYAVVLHLKNELNRGTFFMTLQNQPVALSLYRQFCKHQERETLKDLYNQDDNHQELGNFHVHSSYSEKRIEGRVGALQNALDEYYKAKNEFAAKATEDQIKLLRLQRHLQEDFDKPYLDLSLHDTVSNLILDGHHKRAEQLYREFKIPDKRYWWLKISALANRGDWEEMEKFSKSKKSPIGYLPFVEISVKHHNRYEAKKYAPRVTPEQRVKAFVLVGDLDQAADAAIEHKNETEMNFVLSKCTASTDTAVAEKLNRARAQLLKK